In Flavobacterium sp. GSB-24, the genomic window GTAAGGCACTGCTGTAGTTTTAATGACAATTTATTGGAAATATTAACGGAGGTATTTTTTTCGTATTTTTGCAATAAACTGAATAGAATGATAACCACTCAAACTCCCGAAACATGGAGAGATTTACAAATTAAGGTTGGTGCAATTTTACAGCAATGTGGCTTCAAAACTGATATCGAAAAAACGCTAACCAGTGCACGTGGCAAGGTTGAAGTTGATGTTTACGCTGAAGAAGTCATAGATGGCAGGCAGTATTCTATCGTATGTGAATGTAAATATTGGAAATCCAATATTCCACAAACTGTGATTCATGGTTTTAGAACTGTGATAAATGATTTAGGTTGTAATATCGGTTATATTGTAACAACCAGCGATTTTCAAATTGGGGCAGTTGCTGCAGCTGAAAAAACAAATGTAGAGCTTCTTACTTGGGAAAAATTCCAAGGCATATTTTTTAATAGTTGGTATTCAAGTTATTTTTGCCGAGCATTATCAGAATTTACTTATCTTGATGTTGACTATGATTGGGTTGATTGGTTTGATGATTTGACGCCTGAAGATCGAAGTTTTTATAACGATTTAAAAAATAAATTGGAAGAAATTGATGAAGTAAAATCTCATTTTCCATATCCGATATTTGGTAAAATAGGCATGAATTTTATTATTCCAAAGCTACCTTTATGTGAAAATCTCTATAGTAGTGAATACTATGGATATTTGCCTAATGAAGTTTTAAACGAAACAGGTTATGAGGAGCTATTATGGAAACTGAAAACCTATGCAAAACCTTTAATTGACGATTTTAGAATACTTGACAAGAAATATTCTGAGATA contains:
- a CDS encoding restriction endonuclease, coding for MITTQTPETWRDLQIKVGAILQQCGFKTDIEKTLTSARGKVEVDVYAEEVIDGRQYSIVCECKYWKSNIPQTVIHGFRTVINDLGCNIGYIVTTSDFQIGAVAAAEKTNVELLTWEKFQGIFFNSWYSSYFCRALSEFTYLDVDYDWVDWFDDLTPEDRSFYNDLKNKLEEIDEVKSHFPYPIFGKIGMNFIIPKLPLCENLYSSEYYGYLPNEVLNETGYEELLWKLKTYAKPLIDDFRILDKKYSEIQQ